In the genome of Ancylomarina subtilis, one region contains:
- a CDS encoding rhodanese-like domain-containing protein: MNIRLKLAAVFLPLGLIIAAVPENTTKAYKLTAEELLVEAQEGAQFMSTDEIADRVIQKDPSFQLIDVRAQNEFEKFHLPNAINIPISEILSEDWADVLDQDVKMNVFYSNGSLKANEAWMITRQLGFENNYVMQGGLNYWVETIMNPTAPASTSPDDEIAKYDFRKGAGMALGGGGSVSTTDNKVLSSSKPVVKRRKKKKRAAGGC; encoded by the coding sequence ATGAATATAAGATTAAAATTAGCCGCAGTATTTTTACCCTTGGGATTAATCATTGCAGCTGTACCTGAAAATACGACAAAGGCTTATAAACTGACGGCTGAAGAGTTGCTTGTGGAAGCACAGGAAGGTGCACAGTTTATGAGTACCGATGAAATTGCTGATAGGGTAATACAGAAAGACCCATCGTTTCAGCTGATTGATGTGAGAGCTCAGAATGAATTTGAGAAGTTTCATTTACCCAATGCCATCAATATTCCTATCTCTGAGATTTTATCTGAAGACTGGGCTGATGTTTTGGATCAGGATGTGAAGATGAATGTTTTTTATTCAAATGGAAGTTTAAAAGCGAATGAGGCTTGGATGATTACTCGTCAATTGGGCTTTGAAAATAATTATGTAATGCAGGGTGGTTTGAACTATTGGGTTGAAACCATTATGAACCCAACAGCTCCGGCATCAACCAGTCCGGATGATGAAATAGCAAAATACGATTTCCGTAAAGGAGCAGGTATGGCTCTTGGCGGAGGTGGTAGTGTTAGCACTACAGACAATAAAGTGTTGAGTTCATCTAAACCTGTTGTTAAGAGAAGAAAGAAGAAAAAACGTGCTGCGGGAGGATGTTAA
- a CDS encoding YeeE/YedE thiosulfate transporter family protein, with the protein MGPLIVNELISPETNLFLAFLIGIGFGFVLESSGFSSSRKLAGMFYGYDTTVLKVFFTAAITALLGMLFFSLFGWIDLSLVYINPTYLHSAIVGGIIMGAGFIMGGFCPGTAVCAVSIGKLDALAFIGGLLLGIIFFTEGYPMFEELYKAEFMGTPTINEFLGLSRGLFSFGLIAAAFGMFWVGEWAEKKFPREEY; encoded by the coding sequence ATGGGACCATTAATAGTAAATGAATTAATTTCTCCCGAAACCAATTTGTTCTTAGCCTTTTTAATAGGTATTGGTTTTGGATTTGTGTTAGAGTCGAGTGGTTTTTCATCCAGCAGAAAATTGGCGGGGATGTTTTATGGCTACGATACAACCGTATTAAAAGTGTTTTTCACGGCTGCCATCACAGCTTTGTTAGGCATGTTATTTTTTAGCCTGTTTGGATGGATTGATTTGAGTCTGGTTTATATTAATCCAACTTATTTACATTCTGCCATTGTTGGGGGAATTATTATGGGAGCTGGTTTTATCATGGGTGGTTTTTGTCCGGGGACTGCAGTTTGTGCCGTTTCGATAGGAAAACTGGATGCATTAGCATTTATTGGAGGATTATTATTAGGAATTATCTTCTTTACTGAAGGTTACCCTATGTTTGAAGAGCTTTATAAGGCTGAGTTTATGGGAACTCCAACCATTAATGAATTTTTAGGATTATCTCGTGGGTTATTTTCTTTTGGTTTAATTGCTGCAGCATTTGGTATGTTTTGGGTTGGCGAATGGGCTGAGAAAAAATTTCCAAGAGAAGAGTATTAA
- a CDS encoding YeeE/YedE thiosulfate transporter family protein, with amino-acid sequence MNEVKKTKYLNPYIGGILLGLVLLSANFISGRGLGASGALKSVVVSTANTVAPSHTENATFYKDYNASHKSPMKSWLVFEVLGVLVGGFLSGTFAKRLKFKVEHSPKISSKRRLIFAVIGGVLFGFGSQLGRGCTSGSALSGMAVLSLGGFITMAFIFGTAFALAYFFRKNWI; translated from the coding sequence ATGAACGAAGTAAAGAAAACGAAATATCTGAACCCATATATTGGTGGTATCCTATTGGGTTTGGTTTTGTTGTCAGCCAATTTTATCTCGGGTAGAGGATTGGGTGCCAGCGGAGCATTAAAATCAGTGGTTGTGAGCACGGCCAATACAGTTGCACCTAGTCATACTGAGAATGCGACTTTTTATAAAGACTACAACGCAAGTCATAAAAGCCCAATGAAATCGTGGTTGGTGTTTGAAGTGCTAGGCGTTTTGGTTGGTGGATTTTTATCGGGAACTTTTGCCAAGCGGTTAAAATTTAAAGTGGAGCATTCTCCCAAAATTTCGTCTAAAAGAAGGTTGATTTTTGCCGTTATTGGTGGTGTTTTATTCGGATTTGGTTCCCAGTTAGGTCGGGGGTGTACTTCCGGTTCTGCATTGAGCGGAATGGCTGTCTTATCCTTGGGAGGATTTATCACAATGGCTTTTATTTTCGGAACGGCATTCGCTTTGGCTTATTTCTTCCGTAAAAACTGGATTTAA
- the nrfD gene encoding NrfD/PsrC family molybdoenzyme membrane anchor subunit: MREEIIVSGRNNLLIDPQLQIWHWEIPLYLFLGGLAAGVLFFAALYTIRNREDDYRTAVKIAPFVTPVALIVGLLALLLDLHHKLYFWQLYTTIKLESPMSWGAWTLMLVTPLSILWCALHIKELFPRWDWKFDIIKDVLAFFEKNKKVLAWVMLVSSGILGIYTGILFSAFNARPLWNTSILGPLFLASGLSAGSAITIWLSKNHAERKRFAQLDLMIIGIELFLIIHMFMGFMASSQVQIEAANLFLGGVYTAPFWIFVVILGMIVPAILEILELRKFKIPVAIPVVLVLFGSLMLRFVIAYAGQASRWLY, encoded by the coding sequence ATGCGTGAAGAAATAATTGTTAGTGGTAGAAACAATCTGCTTATCGATCCTCAGCTTCAGATTTGGCATTGGGAGATTCCCTTGTATCTGTTTTTAGGAGGACTGGCAGCCGGAGTCTTGTTTTTTGCTGCTTTATATACCATCAGAAACAGAGAAGATGATTACCGAACTGCAGTAAAGATTGCTCCTTTTGTAACACCTGTTGCTCTTATTGTTGGTCTGCTTGCTCTGTTATTAGACCTGCATCATAAGTTATATTTTTGGCAACTTTACACAACGATTAAGTTGGAATCACCTATGTCGTGGGGAGCTTGGACCCTTATGCTGGTTACCCCTTTGTCAATCTTGTGGTGTGCTTTACATATCAAAGAACTTTTCCCAAGGTGGGATTGGAAATTTGATATTATAAAAGATGTGTTGGCTTTTTTCGAGAAGAACAAAAAAGTTTTGGCTTGGGTCATGTTGGTTTCATCTGGTATCCTGGGTATTTATACGGGAATCCTGTTCTCGGCCTTCAATGCTCGTCCTCTTTGGAATACATCAATATTAGGCCCACTATTCTTGGCTTCCGGTTTGTCTGCGGGATCCGCTATTACCATTTGGTTGTCGAAAAACCATGCAGAAAGAAAGCGTTTTGCCCAACTTGATTTGATGATTATTGGCATTGAACTGTTTTTAATCATTCACATGTTTATGGGATTTATGGCGAGTTCACAGGTGCAAATTGAGGCAGCAAATTTGTTCTTAGGTGGTGTTTATACGGCTCCATTCTGGATTTTTGTAGTAATCCTTGGTATGATTGTTCCAGCTATTCTTGAGATTTTAGAATTGCGGAAGTTTAAAATTCCGGTGGCCATTCCAGTTGTTTTGGTCTTATTCGGAAGTTTAATGCTGCGTTTTGTAATCGCCTATGCAGGTCAAGCCAGTCGTTGGTTATACTAA
- a CDS encoding 4Fe-4S dicluster domain-containing protein, with translation MRYAMAIDTKKCVGCSDCVVACQTENDVPIGYCRDWVVEVMDGTYPQLEMEIRSERCNHCKNSPCVRCCPTGASHYNEGGIVLVEKDKCIGCSACITSCPYDARFVHPEGYVDKCTFCLHRVKKGMKPACVSVCPTKCMYFGDLDDPRSEVSMILKKRKWKTLIPEAGTNPQLYFLI, from the coding sequence ATGAGATATGCAATGGCTATCGATACCAAAAAGTGTGTGGGCTGCAGCGACTGTGTAGTGGCTTGTCAAACCGAGAATGATGTGCCGATTGGTTACTGTCGGGATTGGGTCGTAGAGGTGATGGATGGTACTTATCCGCAGCTTGAAATGGAAATTCGTTCAGAGCGATGCAATCACTGTAAGAATTCCCCATGTGTGCGTTGTTGCCCCACAGGTGCCAGTCATTATAACGAAGGCGGCATTGTTCTGGTTGAAAAAGACAAATGTATAGGTTGTAGCGCTTGTATTACATCCTGTCCTTACGATGCGCGTTTTGTTCATCCTGAAGGCTATGTTGATAAGTGTACATTTTGCTTACATCGTGTTAAAAAAGGGATGAAACCGGCTTGTGTTTCTGTTTGCCCAACTAAGTGTATGTATTTTGGTGATTTGGATGATCCCAGATCTGAGGTTTCTATGATTCTTAAAAAGAGAAAATGGAAGACTTTAATTCCTGAAGCAGGAACCAATCCTCAATTATACTTTTTAATCTAA
- a CDS encoding molybdopterin-containing oxidoreductase family protein, with amino-acid sequence MNSRRQFLKISSLSAAGLIFGGSLLDAFASNLVKTNPSHFKGPFDFTRTPTYCEVCFWKCAGWVYKDENGRIKKIIGNNDDPNCNGRFCPRGTGGVGMYNDEDRLKTPLIRTEERGKQTFREATWDEAFDYIAKKLTKVKDEYGPESLALFSHGSGGKYFGKVLKGLGSNNIAAPSYAQCRGPREVAFIATYGQGVNSPENTDIRDTKCLVLIGSHIGENMHNGQVQEMSDAIDKGATIITVDPRFSTAASKSKFWLPIKPSTDIALLLTWMNVIINEELYDKDYVQRYCYGFEQLKQHVQQYTPEWAYGVTTLKPQQIRETARAMADAAPAVIVHPGRHVTWYGDDTQRIRAVAILNALLGSWGRRGGFYNPEKASVPHYKLPKFPKPNKSWREALGGKYNLADLALASGLCDASMPTPELGHQIKAWIVNGTNLINTLPDQANTLKAIQALDLIAVVDTMPMEITGYADVVLPECTYLERYDSLRVSQGREPSIALRMPAVEPKYNTKPAYWMARELAKKLDLLDYFPFENLEDEIDWELQQVGTSLEEMQRIGVKRIKREVDDLYFAKDEDVEFNTNTGKIELYSTALADEGFEPMPVFVQHPEPQEGYYRLIYGRAPMHTFSRTANNPNLTDLMDENTVWVNPKVAKEWGLKNDQYVYLENQDGIISDFSIKVRVTERIRFDSVYMVHGFGHADKRMKRCFGKGASDTQLITNVMTDPIMGGTGMRGNFVTFRFDNKKEA; translated from the coding sequence ATGAATAGCAGAAGACAATTTTTAAAAATTAGTTCTTTAAGCGCTGCCGGATTAATCTTTGGAGGAAGCCTTTTAGATGCTTTCGCCAGCAATCTGGTTAAAACCAATCCATCCCATTTTAAGGGACCCTTCGATTTTACACGCACCCCTACCTACTGTGAAGTATGTTTTTGGAAGTGTGCCGGTTGGGTTTATAAGGATGAGAATGGTCGCATAAAGAAGATCATTGGTAACAATGATGATCCGAACTGTAATGGACGTTTTTGTCCTCGTGGTACCGGCGGTGTTGGTATGTACAACGATGAGGATAGATTAAAGACGCCTTTGATTCGAACAGAAGAAAGAGGAAAGCAAACGTTTCGTGAAGCTACATGGGATGAAGCTTTTGATTACATCGCTAAAAAACTGACTAAAGTTAAGGATGAATATGGTCCGGAATCATTAGCTCTTTTTTCTCACGGTTCAGGAGGGAAGTATTTTGGCAAAGTATTAAAGGGCTTAGGCTCAAATAATATTGCAGCCCCATCCTATGCACAATGCAGAGGTCCCCGCGAGGTTGCTTTTATTGCAACTTACGGACAAGGTGTTAACTCGCCCGAGAATACAGATATTCGCGACACCAAGTGTTTGGTTCTAATTGGTTCTCATATTGGTGAGAATATGCACAATGGTCAGGTTCAGGAAATGTCTGATGCGATTGACAAAGGAGCTACCATCATTACTGTAGATCCCCGTTTTTCAACCGCAGCAAGTAAATCAAAATTTTGGTTACCGATTAAACCATCAACGGATATTGCGTTGCTTTTGACTTGGATGAATGTAATCATCAATGAAGAACTTTACGATAAAGACTACGTTCAGCGTTATTGCTATGGATTTGAACAACTAAAACAGCATGTCCAACAGTATACCCCTGAATGGGCTTATGGTGTAACAACCCTGAAGCCGCAACAAATAAGAGAAACGGCACGGGCTATGGCTGATGCTGCTCCTGCTGTAATTGTTCATCCAGGACGTCATGTTACCTGGTATGGAGATGATACGCAGCGAATAAGAGCTGTCGCTATTTTGAATGCCTTATTGGGTTCTTGGGGAAGACGTGGTGGCTTTTACAATCCTGAAAAAGCATCTGTTCCACATTATAAACTACCCAAGTTTCCAAAACCAAATAAATCCTGGCGCGAGGCTTTAGGAGGGAAGTATAATCTTGCTGACTTGGCACTGGCTTCAGGTCTTTGCGATGCCTCTATGCCAACACCTGAATTGGGGCATCAAATTAAAGCCTGGATTGTAAATGGGACTAATTTAATTAACACTTTACCTGATCAAGCCAATACACTTAAAGCGATTCAGGCACTTGATCTTATTGCGGTGGTGGATACCATGCCGATGGAGATTACAGGTTATGCAGATGTGGTTTTACCGGAGTGCACTTACTTGGAGCGCTATGATTCTTTAAGAGTATCACAAGGTAGAGAGCCAAGTATTGCGCTTAGAATGCCTGCGGTTGAGCCTAAATATAATACGAAGCCAGCTTATTGGATGGCAAGAGAATTGGCTAAGAAACTAGATTTATTGGACTATTTCCCATTTGAAAATCTGGAAGATGAAATAGATTGGGAATTACAGCAGGTAGGGACTTCATTGGAAGAAATGCAACGAATTGGTGTTAAGCGTATCAAACGTGAAGTTGATGACCTGTATTTTGCTAAGGATGAAGATGTAGAATTCAACACCAATACTGGTAAAATTGAGCTTTATTCTACGGCACTTGCTGATGAAGGTTTTGAGCCAATGCCTGTATTTGTTCAGCATCCTGAACCACAGGAAGGTTACTACCGTTTAATCTATGGACGTGCACCTATGCACACCTTTAGCCGTACGGCCAACAATCCTAACCTGACAGACTTGATGGATGAGAATACCGTTTGGGTTAATCCTAAAGTTGCTAAGGAGTGGGGATTGAAAAATGATCAATATGTCTATCTGGAAAATCAAGATGGCATTATTTCCGATTTCTCAATTAAGGTAAGAGTTACAGAACGTATCCGATTCGACTCTGTTTACATGGTTCATGGATTTGGACATGCAGACAAGCGAATGAAACGTTGTTTTGGTAAAGGTGCCAGTGATACGCAGCTTATCACCAATGTGATGACGGATCCAATTATGGGTGGAACCGGAATGAGAGGAAATTTTGTAACATTTAGATTTGATAATAAAAAGGAGGCCTAA
- a CDS encoding molybdenum cofactor guanylyltransferase gives MQNKDIKIVGIVLSGGKSRRMGQEKGLVKYKGKALIEYAIDSLRPLCHDLVISTANDAYSYLDLPMIADEIPDCGPIGGISTCMKAIEADVYLVISCDTPHIPTELFTDLLNQLKGNAIVPIDESGRKQPLAAAYASSASDFFHKALESRSLKMMHLLSSMGALYFKPSSDLDYYASKIFSNYNSMGDISDSKV, from the coding sequence ATGCAAAATAAGGATATCAAAATTGTAGGAATCGTATTATCCGGCGGTAAAAGCAGGAGGATGGGGCAGGAAAAAGGCTTGGTGAAGTACAAAGGCAAAGCTTTGATCGAGTATGCCATTGATAGTTTGAGACCACTTTGTCATGACTTGGTAATCAGCACTGCTAATGACGCTTATTCCTATCTTGATTTACCTATGATTGCCGATGAAATTCCTGATTGTGGACCGATTGGCGGAATCAGTACTTGTATGAAGGCTATTGAGGCAGATGTCTATCTTGTTATTTCATGCGATACCCCTCATATACCTACCGAATTGTTCACTGATTTATTGAATCAATTGAAGGGCAATGCTATTGTTCCCATAGACGAATCAGGCCGTAAGCAACCTTTAGCTGCGGCCTACGCTTCATCAGCATCAGATTTCTTCCATAAAGCGCTTGAATCCAGGAGTTTGAAAATGATGCATCTCCTTTCAAGTATGGGGGCACTCTATTTTAAGCCATCTTCAGATCTTGATTATTACGCTTCAAAAATCTTCTCAAACTACAACAGTATGGGTGATATTTCAGACTCTAAAGTATGA
- the msrA gene encoding peptide-methionine (S)-S-oxide reductase MsrA yields MKLKLVIIGLLISIFSQANTQSGMEKKNTEIATLGAGCFWCVETIFEELQGVIEVESGYMGGETRNPSYKDVCTGETGHAEVCQITFDPNVIGFEELLEVFWQIHNPTTLNRQGADVGTQYRSVIFYHSDSQKQIAEDLLNTLDKSGAWDDPIVTEISPATEFYKAENYHQDYYNLNKTQPYCSFVIKPKRDKFRKAFKSKLKN; encoded by the coding sequence ATGAAACTTAAACTAGTAATAATAGGCCTGTTAATCTCTATATTTAGTCAGGCCAACACACAATCAGGAATGGAAAAAAAGAATACTGAAATAGCTACACTAGGAGCGGGTTGCTTTTGGTGTGTCGAAACAATTTTTGAAGAATTACAGGGTGTTATTGAAGTTGAATCGGGCTATATGGGAGGAGAAACACGCAACCCGAGCTATAAAGATGTTTGTACAGGAGAGACAGGGCATGCTGAGGTTTGTCAGATAACATTTGATCCCAATGTTATTGGTTTTGAAGAACTTCTCGAAGTTTTTTGGCAAATTCACAATCCAACAACTCTAAACAGACAAGGGGCTGATGTTGGAACCCAATACCGTTCCGTTATTTTCTATCACAGTGATAGCCAAAAACAAATTGCTGAAGATCTTTTAAATACCCTTGATAAATCAGGAGCTTGGGACGATCCAATTGTCACAGAAATTTCTCCTGCTACAGAATTCTATAAGGCAGAAAATTATCACCAGGATTATTATAACCTGAATAAAACACAACCCTACTGTAGTTTTGTAATAAAACCCAAACGTGATAAGTTCAGAAAAGCATTTAAGAGTAAACTAAAAAATTAA
- a CDS encoding tetratricopeptide repeat protein: MNKLITLLALSVLSFASVEAQNVERYKNYHDKGRMLILEGKYQEAIAQLDTAIIIMPYYARIFQDRGYAYMQLKNYKLAVRDFDHVLKKQPYLNEVKLQRGMALYHLNYLDDAEKDLISVRKARPDKNYEAEYYLDNIYKEKELLRYQEQERINELRYQAECRRLERARHREDVIWNTVVPLAFWTSLFLSW, from the coding sequence ATGAATAAACTCATCACTTTACTGGCTCTTAGTGTACTCAGCTTTGCCTCTGTTGAGGCTCAGAATGTAGAGCGCTATAAAAATTACCACGACAAGGGTAGAATGTTGATTTTGGAGGGCAAGTATCAAGAAGCGATTGCTCAATTAGATACGGCGATTATAATCATGCCCTATTATGCCAGAATCTTTCAAGACCGAGGTTATGCCTATATGCAACTTAAAAATTACAAGCTTGCTGTCCGGGATTTTGATCACGTCTTAAAAAAACAACCCTACTTGAATGAGGTCAAATTACAAAGAGGCATGGCTCTTTATCATTTAAACTATCTGGATGATGCAGAAAAAGATCTCATCAGTGTAAGAAAAGCAAGACCAGATAAAAATTATGAAGCTGAGTATTATCTGGATAATATCTATAAAGAAAAAGAATTATTACGCTATCAGGAACAGGAAAGAATCAATGAATTGAGGTATCAAGCAGAATGTCGCCGATTGGAAAGAGCCAGACACAGAGAAGATGTCATTTGGAATACGGTTGTTCCGTTGGCTTTTTGGACCTCGCTTTTTTTAAGCTGGTAA
- a CDS encoding MFS transporter, producing MNIKLKNSQYRKFCAYGFLKNLRFFDAFLILFLLDKGMSYTQIGTLYAVREIITNLFEIPSGLIADNYGRKKSLAGALLIFTLSFLIFWLSNNFWFYLLGFVIFGMADAFRSGSHKGMMMDYLKLNNWMDFKSEYYGHTRSWSQRGSALSSLIAGLLVLIDGNYQNIFIYSVIPYGINFILILSYPSDIDKAINHKQKEDKSLIKSFYSLYKVMKQKSVFKLVSTSAFHTAYLKALKDYIQAIMLAIALLIPNFIDLDQDRQNGLIIGVLYFIIYLLTAYASQYSAFIQQKAPSNFVRKTLFLGLSFGVVCGIFYVSEMWIGAFIAFTLIYIIENVRKPILTSFVADHVPNELLTSVYSSQSQIRTLFSAGIAFIFGISADIWGIGLSLIIVSGTLIVLAGLISYRKKS from the coding sequence ATGAATATTAAGCTTAAAAATTCCCAATACCGAAAGTTCTGTGCCTATGGCTTCCTTAAAAACCTCCGTTTTTTTGATGCCTTTCTCATCCTTTTTCTTTTAGATAAAGGAATGAGCTACACCCAAATCGGGACACTTTATGCTGTCAGAGAAATTATTACAAATCTGTTCGAGATTCCTTCCGGACTGATTGCTGATAATTACGGACGGAAAAAATCTCTGGCTGGAGCTCTTCTTATATTCACACTCTCCTTCCTCATATTCTGGCTATCAAACAATTTCTGGTTTTATCTGCTAGGCTTTGTTATATTTGGTATGGCCGATGCCTTCCGTTCGGGTTCACACAAAGGCATGATGATGGATTATCTGAAACTAAATAATTGGATGGACTTCAAATCTGAATATTACGGACATACCCGATCGTGGTCACAACGTGGCTCTGCCCTATCTTCACTTATTGCAGGACTTTTAGTTTTAATCGATGGTAATTACCAGAACATATTTATCTATTCTGTGATTCCCTACGGCATCAACTTCATTCTAATCCTAAGCTACCCTTCTGATATTGACAAGGCCATTAATCACAAACAAAAAGAAGATAAGTCTTTAATAAAAAGCTTTTACAGTTTATACAAGGTGATGAAGCAAAAATCAGTATTCAAACTAGTAAGTACTTCTGCATTCCATACCGCTTATCTGAAGGCTTTAAAAGATTACATACAAGCTATCATGCTGGCAATTGCTCTTCTGATTCCTAATTTTATTGATCTTGACCAGGATAGACAAAACGGACTAATCATAGGAGTCCTCTATTTTATTATTTATTTACTGACAGCCTACGCATCTCAGTATTCTGCCTTCATCCAGCAAAAAGCACCTTCCAATTTCGTCAGAAAAACGCTCTTTTTAGGCCTCAGTTTTGGTGTTGTTTGTGGTATTTTCTATGTCTCAGAAATGTGGATTGGCGCTTTTATAGCCTTTACCCTTATCTATATTATAGAGAATGTTCGCAAACCCATTTTAACTTCATTTGTTGCTGACCATGTTCCCAATGAACTCCTAACTTCCGTTTACTCTTCACAATCACAAATCCGAACCTTATTTTCAGCTGGTATCGCCTTTATTTTTGGAATCAGCGCCGATATTTGGGGTATTGGTTTATCCCTGATTATTGTCTCCGGAACACTAATTGTACTTGCCGGTTTAATCAGTTACAGAAAGAAATCTTAA
- a CDS encoding glutaminase, which produces MEFKQILHDIYSELAEKNDNGQVASYIPELANVDPNKFGIHYSSLEGNSYGLGDHQEKFSCQSIIKVLSLCLAIKNEGVGIWKRVGVEPSGTPFNSLVQLEYEHGIPRNPFINAGAIVICDILMSQLENPKADFLAFVQKLAFNSNINYNPKISASEKAHGYRNAALINMMKSFDNIENSIEDVLDFYYDICSIEMTCEELAQTFLLFANNGCIPNSNERIITTSQSKRINAIMQCCGFYDEAGEFSFKVGLPGKSGVGGGIVAIHPGKYSVAVWSPRLNKKGNSYKGILALEMLTTKSELSIF; this is translated from the coding sequence ATGGAATTTAAACAGATACTTCACGACATCTACTCCGAGCTTGCAGAGAAAAATGACAATGGACAAGTTGCAAGTTATATACCAGAATTGGCTAATGTTGATCCCAATAAGTTTGGCATTCATTACAGTTCACTTGAAGGGAATAGTTATGGTCTGGGCGATCATCAGGAAAAGTTTTCATGCCAGAGTATCATTAAGGTTTTATCACTTTGTCTGGCAATTAAAAACGAAGGTGTGGGAATATGGAAACGCGTGGGTGTTGAGCCATCAGGTACTCCATTTAACTCCTTAGTTCAGTTGGAATACGAACACGGCATTCCTAGAAACCCATTTATTAATGCAGGTGCCATCGTTATTTGTGATATTTTGATGAGTCAACTCGAAAATCCAAAGGCCGATTTTCTGGCTTTTGTACAAAAACTGGCTTTTAACTCAAATATCAATTACAATCCCAAAATTTCAGCATCTGAAAAAGCGCATGGTTACAGGAATGCAGCGCTCATCAACATGATGAAATCTTTTGACAATATCGAGAATTCAATTGAAGACGTTTTAGACTTCTACTACGACATCTGTTCCATTGAAATGACTTGCGAAGAATTGGCACAAACCTTTCTGCTTTTCGCAAATAATGGTTGCATTCCAAACTCAAATGAAAGAATAATCACAACCAGTCAATCCAAACGTATTAATGCCATTATGCAATGTTGTGGTTTTTACGACGAAGCGGGTGAATTTTCATTCAAGGTGGGTTTACCTGGTAAATCTGGAGTCGGAGGTGGTATAGTGGCTATTCATCCGGGTAAATATTCAGTAGCCGTTTGGAGTCCCCGATTAAATAAGAAAGGGAATTCGTACAAGGGCATTTTAGCTTTAGAAATGCTGACCACAAAATCAGAACTTTCAATATTCTAA